DNA from Burkholderiales bacterium:
ATGAACGCGCCGGTGAGACCGACGTCGACCTGGAAACGCCATTGCTCGAGCGCGAAGTTCTCCAGCCGCGAGGCTTCGATCAAGCCTTCGCCGCCGACCTTGGGATCGATCGCGGCGTTGTTGACGAGCACGTGTACCGTGCCGATGCGCGCCAATGCGGTGCGCGCCGACTCGACGCTCGTCACGTCGAGCGCGACGCCGAGCGCGCATTCGCGCGCCATTTCCTCGTTGATGCGCGACGCCTCGCGCGTCGCCGCGGCTTCGTTCAGGTCGGCGATCGCGACGCGTGCGCCGATCTCGGCGAGCGCGCGCGCATGTTGCACGCCGAGCAGGCCCGCGCCGCCGGTGACGATCGCGGTCTTGCCCGTGAGGTCGAATGCTTTCGGCACGCTCACGAGCGCACCTGTCCGCCGTCGACGACGAAGACCGCTCCGGTGGTGAACGCCGAACGCTTCGATACGAGGAACGCGGTCATGTCCGCGATCTCCTCGGGCGTGCCGAGCCGCCGCAGCGCGACCTCGCGCTCGAGCATGCCCTGCACCGCCGCGCCGTCGTCGGTGAGCTTCTTTTCCCACACCGAGCCGGGGAAGACGATGTTGCCCGGGGCGACCGCGTTGATGCGCACGTTCGATCTTCCCAGCTCGCGCGCGGCGCCGCGCACGTAACTCATCAGCGCCGACTTCGCCGCCGAGTACGCGAGCGGGCAGCCGAGCGCTTCGAGGCCGCAGATCGACGAGATGCAGACGATCGCGCCGCCGTTCGCGCCGAGCAGCGGCTTCGCGGCGGCGATCGCGTTCGTCGCGGAAAAGAGATTGATCGACAGCATGCGCTGCCACTCGGCGGGGTCTTCCTGGCCCGGCGGCACCGAGGCGCCGCTGCCGACGTTGCACACCAGCACGTCGAGGCGGCCGAGCGAGCGCTCGACCTCCTTGACGAGCTTCGCGCACGCTTTAGCGTCGCTCACGTCGGCGGCGACGGCCGCGGCCGCGCCGATCTCGCGCTGCGCTTCGTGCAGTCCGTCTTCGCTGCGGCCGTTCACGACCACCTGCGCGCCTTCGCGCACGAGACGCTGCGCGATCGCTCGCCCGATGCCGCGCGTCGAGCCGGTGACGAGCGCAACGCGCCCTTCAAGTCCGAGATCCACTCGCCTCCCACCAGGTTTCGGTCATGTCGCGATAGCGCGCGAGCGCTTCGGCGTGTTTGCCGTCGGCCGCGCGCGCCGTCTGGAGCACGAAATCTCCGCGGTAGCCCGCGCGGCGCAGTCCCGCAAACACGCGCTCGAACCGCGCAGAGCCCGTGCCGAGCGGCACCGTCGTCCCGCCGCGAACGCGGTCTTTCACGTGGACGTGCGTGACGCGCTCGCCGTACGCCCCGATCTCCTCGTCCGGATCGAAGCCGAGCGAAGCGCTGTTGCCGATGTCGTAATTGATACCGAAGACGTCGGCGGGAAAGGTCGAGATGAATTGCGCGAGGCGCTCGGGTCCGAAATCGGATTCGAACGCGATGCGCACGTTCTTGCCGCGCAGCCGCGGCTCGACGTGGGCGAGTCCCTCGCGCAGCGCCGCTTCGTGCGCGGCGGTCTCGAGGCTGCCGTTGTCCACGAGCGGAAAAACGATGAGCTTCGCGCCGACCGCGGCGGTCGCATCGATCACCGCGGTGAAGTCGTCCATGAGCGCCGCGCGCACAGGCCCATCGGCCTTGTAGAACGGCGCCTGCATGAAGCAGTCGCCGGTCACCGATTCCACGCGGAGTCCCGTCCTGCGTGTAAGCTCCGCGATGCGCGCGCGGCCTGCGCTCGTCAGCAGAGGGTTCTCACGCAGCCGCTCCTGGTCGAGCGTCCACTCCATCAGCGGGATGCCGATCGCCTGCGCCGCGTCGAACTCTCCTTCCCAGTGCCGCCACGGAAACGCCTGGATCCTGCCGTCGACCATCGGCGAGAGGCGGCCCTGCATGAAGCCGATGCGCGCCATCTACAGTCCCTTGGCGGTCCAGCCGCCGTCGACGAACAGATCGATCCCGGTTACATAGCTCGCGGCGGGCGAAGCGAGATACACCGCCGCCCCGCCGACCTCGTGCGGCTCGCCGTAGCGCGGGATCATCATGCGCGCGCAGCGCTCGGCGTTCTTCTCGGGATCGGCATAGCTCGCTTCGGTCATCGCCGTGCGGATATAGCCCGGCGCGATGTTGTTGACGCGGATATCGCTCGCCGCGAGATCGAGCGCCAGCGCCTTGGTCAGCATGCGCAAACCGCCTTTCGCCGCGACGTAGCCCG
Protein-coding regions in this window:
- a CDS encoding sugar phosphate isomerase/epimerase family protein; protein product: MARIGFMQGRLSPMVDGRIQAFPWRHWEGEFDAAQAIGIPLMEWTLDQERLRENPLLTSAGRARIAELTRRTGLRVESVTGDCFMQAPFYKADGPVRAALMDDFTAVIDATAAVGAKLIVFPLVDNGSLETAAHEAALREGLAHVEPRLRGKNVRIAFESDFGPERLAQFISTFPADVFGINYDIGNSASLGFDPDEEIGAYGERVTHVHVKDRVRGGTTVPLGTGSARFERVFAGLRRAGYRGDFVLQTARAADGKHAEALARYRDMTETWWEASGSRT
- a CDS encoding SDR family NAD(P)-dependent oxidoreductase, with protein sequence MDLGLEGRVALVTGSTRGIGRAIAQRLVREGAQVVVNGRSEDGLHEAQREIGAAAAVAADVSDAKACAKLVKEVERSLGRLDVLVCNVGSGASVPPGQEDPAEWQRMLSINLFSATNAIAAAKPLLGANGGAIVCISSICGLEALGCPLAYSAAKSALMSYVRGAARELGRSNVRINAVAPGNIVFPGSVWEKKLTDDGAAVQGMLEREVALRRLGTPEEIADMTAFLVSKRSAFTTGAVFVVDGGQVRS